In a genomic window of Coprococcus eutactus:
- a CDS encoding type IV pilus twitching motility protein PilT, translating to MLDMKELLAFSVEERASDVHIAVGIPPKLRINGKLTEVEVPPLTPADAAEAIGSTMKDRHKAILQDRGEVDFSFDSPETGRFRVNVFMDRGNMAAAYRRVETQIPRPDQLGIPREVVELYKRKRGLVLVTGPTGSGKSTTLASIINKANENLTDHIITLEDPIEYIHHHNKAIVNQREVGMDTLSYANALRAALREDPDIILVGEMRDLETISTAITAAETGHLVFSTLHTIGAASTIDRIIDIFPTNQQQQVRVQLAMVLEGVISQSLLPIASGNGRVAAFEVMLASPAIRSLIREAKTHQIQSTIQTSRSLGMVTMDDSLYELYASGTVTRETAMTYAQDQQYLRKKINGQ from the coding sequence ATGCTGGATATGAAAGAACTGCTTGCTTTCTCCGTTGAGGAGAGAGCTTCAGATGTTCACATAGCTGTAGGAATACCACCTAAGCTTAGGATCAACGGAAAACTCACGGAGGTTGAGGTTCCGCCTCTTACACCGGCTGACGCAGCCGAGGCAATAGGTTCAACCATGAAGGACAGACATAAGGCGATACTTCAGGACAGAGGAGAGGTCGATTTCTCATTCGACTCACCGGAGACCGGACGTTTCCGTGTGAATGTATTCATGGACAGAGGAAACATGGCTGCCGCTTACAGACGAGTTGAGACGCAGATACCAAGACCAGATCAGTTAGGTATACCTAGAGAGGTTGTTGAACTGTACAAGAGAAAGAGAGGACTTGTCCTTGTAACCGGACCTACCGGATCAGGAAAGTCGACCACACTTGCTTCTATTATTAATAAGGCGAATGAAAACCTCACGGATCACATCATAACACTTGAGGATCCTATAGAGTACATACATCACCACAACAAGGCGATAGTCAACCAGCGAGAGGTTGGTATGGATACCCTCAGCTATGCGAATGCACTTCGTGCAGCACTTCGTGAGGATCCTGATATAATCCTCGTAGGAGAGATGCGAGATCTTGAGACTATCTCAACAGCTATAACAGCTGCCGAGACCGGACACCTGGTATTCTCAACACTGCATACGATTGGAGCGGCCAGTACCATCGACCGTATCATAGATATCTTCCCTACGAACCAGCAGCAGCAGGTAAGAGTTCAGCTTGCCATGGTTCTTGAAGGTGTCATATCGCAGTCATTGCTTCCTATAGCAAGTGGCAACGGACGAGTAGCAGCATTCGAGGTCATGCTTGCATCACCTGCTATACGAAGTCTGATACGAGAGGCAAAGACCCATCAGATCCAGTCGACTATCCAGACAAGCAGATCACTTGGAATGGTAACTATGGATGATTCACTCTATGAGCTATATGCGTCAGGCACAGTAACAAGAGAGACGGCCATGACATATGCTCAGGATCAGCAGTATCTGAGAAAGAAGATCAATGGACAGTAA
- a CDS encoding type II secretion system F family protein yields the protein MAVFNYKVVDRDGKNKKGTIEAPNRDGAEKKLKSEGYSIMSLTEQSSPLGDIGLFKKKVKSRDLGVFCKQFSAVIKAGVTIISALELMGDQIENKTLRKAIQDARTYVEKGGTLADAFRVNPDVFPPIMINMVAAGEMSGNLEICLDRLVEHFEKDNALTSKIKGAMTYPIVVLIVMVIVIIVVLVAVIPNFASMFEDMGTQLPLATRIMMAAADFVKYKWWLLIIIVAAIVFGVKFFKKTPFGEQLFANLGLKAPIFGPLNVKTACSRFARTMSTLMASGISMIDAVEQVAKMMDNKIIRDGLMDAKVQVSKGVPLSKPLKDMEMLPPMLSAMTKIGEETGDIEEMLSKVADYYDEEVEAATNALTSAMEPIIMVILACIVGMIVAAVYGPIMSMYDAMDQY from the coding sequence ATGGCAGTATTTAATTACAAGGTTGTTGACAGAGATGGTAAGAACAAAAAAGGTACCATCGAGGCCCCAAACAGGGATGGCGCTGAGAAGAAGCTCAAGTCGGAAGGATATTCCATCATGAGCCTTACGGAGCAGAGCAGTCCACTTGGGGATATTGGATTATTTAAGAAAAAGGTAAAGTCAAGAGATCTGGGAGTGTTCTGTAAGCAGTTTTCAGCGGTCATCAAGGCTGGTGTTACGATTATCTCAGCACTGGAACTTATGGGTGATCAGATAGAGAACAAGACACTCAGAAAAGCTATACAGGATGCCCGTACATATGTAGAAAAAGGTGGAACTCTCGCTGATGCGTTCAGAGTTAACCCTGATGTATTCCCACCTATCATGATCAACATGGTTGCCGCAGGTGAGATGTCAGGTAACCTGGAGATATGTTTGGACAGACTGGTAGAACATTTCGAGAAGGATAATGCTCTTACGTCCAAAATCAAGGGTGCCATGACATATCCTATCGTAGTGCTTATAGTTATGGTTATAGTAATCATAGTAGTGCTGGTAGCCGTTATTCCTAACTTTGCCAGCATGTTCGAGGATATGGGAACACAGCTTCCACTTGCCACACGTATAATGATGGCCGCTGCGGACTTTGTGAAGTATAAGTGGTGGCTGCTCATCATCATCGTTGCAGCCATCGTATTCGGAGTTAAGTTCTTCAAGAAGACTCCTTTCGGTGAACAGCTTTTTGCAAATCTGGGACTTAAAGCACCTATATTTGGACCTCTGAATGTTAAGACTGCATGTTCAAGATTCGCAAGAACCATGAGTACACTTATGGCATCAGGTATCTCGATGATAGATGCAGTTGAGCAGGTTGCCAAGATGATGGATAACAAGATCATAAGAGACGGCTTGATGGATGCCAAGGTTCAGGTATCCAAGGGTGTGCCACTCTCAAAGCCACTCAAGGATATGGAGATGCTCCCACCTATGCTCTCAGCTATGACTAAGATCGGTGAGGAGACAGGAGATATAGAGGAGATGCTCAGCAAGGTTGCAGACTATTACGACGAAGAGGTAGAGGCGGCAACAAACGCGCTCACATCAGCTATGGAGCCAATCATCATGGTTATCCTTGCATGTATCGTTGGAATGATAGTTGCAGCTGTGTATGGTCCTATCATGAGTATGTACGATGCGATGGATCAGTACTAG
- a CDS encoding type II secretion system protein gives MKKNNKGFSLVELIIVIAIMAILAGALAPALIKYINKSRRSTDVQNADSLRTALQTALSDPDAADADSANDTDIQSASTISESGDAFQKEVYSIVGKASLKTKYAPKGGPESGKTFGFVVDQATNQVKVYATDDATTYELSPSTCTEWSK, from the coding sequence ATGAAGAAAAACAACAAAGGTTTCTCACTCGTAGAGTTAATTATCGTTATTGCTATCATGGCAATCCTTGCAGGAGCTCTTGCTCCAGCACTTATCAAGTACATCAACAAGTCAAGAAGATCAACAGATGTACAGAATGCTGATTCACTTAGAACAGCTCTTCAGACAGCACTTTCAGATCCAGATGCAGCAGATGCTGATTCAGCTAATGATACAGATATCCAGTCTGCATCGACAATTTCTGAGAGCGGAGATGCGTTCCAGAAAGAGGTATATTCGATCGTAGGCAAGGCATCACTTAAGACAAAGTATGCACCTAAGGGTGGTCCGGAATCTGGTAAGACATTTGGATTTGTAGTGGATCAGGCTACAAATCAGGTTAAAGTTTATGCAACAGATGATGCTACAACATATGAGCTTTCACCATCAACATGTACTGAGTGGAGCAAGTAA
- the pilM gene encoding type IV pilus assembly protein PilM: MASNSKVLTIDITNESITIVEVTPSNKKQSTIHNAIIFETPEDAYEDGVIRDKERIAEAIKSQLSANGITNKNAIFVLTSTKIVNREVLVPFVKENKIKGIINANSSEYFPVNIEDYVVSHSVLETVTDEENNKQLRVLAVAAPENMVRSYYDLAALAGLKVVALDYIGNAMLQLIKTQTTEAMTTMVIQLGSESTVLNIVKGDTLLLQRTVPYGTNVVVNEVMDAKGVDATTAMTLLQNERLLTVDFDDNAITGAFRYLINNIGRVMDFFTSKNPDKPIDDVFLTGDGALIKGIDGLFKVQLNVSTRVMDTLYNIKFDPKIDLKIYNPVYLMVPIGAAFDPMGFELGEAGAKGSASSVDTTPLVIAFLILSVIIAGGVTAYSFIAKNKAQSELDQVNRDIQAISDIEKIVTDCENAQNIYMDAENMYSYTENLNENVGTLITELEDKMPKGISLTAFNSTADGVDFTGNTKTYEDIAAFAINLKDIECIDNTFIESVTENKDAQSTDVTYDFTVKCIYKDATADADAAETSGTEVSAN; encoded by the coding sequence ATGGCGAGTAATAGCAAAGTTTTAACAATCGACATTACAAATGAAAGTATTACAATCGTTGAAGTTACACCTTCAAACAAAAAACAGTCAACGATCCACAATGCTATCATCTTCGAGACACCGGAAGATGCCTATGAGGATGGAGTGATCAGAGACAAGGAGAGAATAGCAGAGGCAATCAAGTCTCAGCTCTCAGCAAATGGAATTACAAACAAGAACGCAATATTCGTTCTTACCTCTACAAAGATCGTTAACAGAGAGGTTCTTGTACCTTTCGTTAAGGAGAACAAAATCAAAGGAATTATTAATGCGAACTCATCAGAGTATTTCCCTGTTAATATAGAGGATTACGTGGTGTCTCACTCAGTTCTTGAGACCGTTACTGATGAAGAGAATAACAAGCAGCTCAGAGTTCTGGCAGTTGCAGCACCGGAGAACATGGTTAGATCGTACTACGATCTCGCAGCACTTGCAGGACTTAAGGTAGTAGCGCTTGATTATATTGGTAATGCGATGCTTCAGTTGATCAAGACTCAGACAACCGAAGCTATGACAACTATGGTAATCCAGTTGGGCAGTGAATCAACCGTGCTCAACATCGTAAAAGGAGACACACTTCTCCTTCAGAGAACAGTCCCATACGGTACAAATGTAGTAGTAAATGAAGTTATGGATGCAAAGGGTGTGGATGCTACAACAGCTATGACACTTCTGCAGAACGAGAGACTTCTGACAGTAGATTTCGATGATAATGCTATAACAGGAGCATTCAGATATCTCATCAACAACATCGGCCGTGTTATGGACTTCTTCACATCAAAGAACCCTGATAAGCCAATAGATGATGTATTCCTCACAGGTGATGGAGCACTCATCAAAGGTATAGATGGTCTTTTCAAGGTCCAGCTCAATGTATCGACAAGAGTAATGGATACATTGTATAATATTAAGTTTGATCCAAAGATTGATCTCAAGATCTACAATCCGGTATACCTTATGGTTCCGATAGGAGCAGCTTTTGATCCGATGGGATTTGAACTTGGAGAAGCAGGAGCAAAGGGCAGTGCAAGCAGTGTTGACACGACACCTCTTGTGATTGCTTTCCTGATACTTTCAGTGATAATCGCCGGAGGAGTTACAGCGTATTCGTTCATAGCGAAGAACAAGGCTCAGTCAGAACTCGATCAGGTAAACAGAGATATCCAGGCTATAAGTGATATTGAGAAGATAGTTACTGATTGTGAGAATGCACAGAACATCTATATGGATGCTGAGAACATGTACAGCTACACAGAGAACCTCAACGAGAACGTGGGTACACTCATCACAGAACTCGAGGACAAGATGCCGAAGGGAATCAGCCTCACAGCGTTCAATTCAACTGCTGACGGTGTAGACTTTACAGGCAACACAAAGACTTATGAAGATATAGCTGCATTCGCAATCAATCTCAAGGACATCGAGTGTATCGATAATACATTCATAGAGTCTGTAACAGAGAACAAGGATGCGCAGTCAACAGATGTCACATACGATTTTACAGTTAAGTGTATATATAAGGATGCTACAGCAGATGCTGATGCAGCAGAGACTTCAGGTACTGAAGTATCTGCAAATTAA
- a CDS encoding acylphosphatase, whose amino-acid sequence MDSITKGQRNLLLFILGIAILVVPIRFFAMDNFGAKKDLESQKNERQTYYNELKAKDANRQQYIEDTEKYTKQYQEVIAKFPSELYQDNTIMYLQGVKDKYKFNFPSVTMGEETLFYTLGSGAAGDVTTTDTTVTTDAATDGTASTDGTVSTDGYNCYSASFPVTYEGDYKDIKDVIDYIKTGDYRMTLDEVTIAFNDQTGKYEGDMTITSYAVNGEDRTTDHADVNVQIGTNNIFGNPTVKSTTSTSAE is encoded by the coding sequence ATGGATTCAATCACAAAGGGTCAGAGAAATTTATTATTATTCATACTTGGTATAGCTATTCTTGTGGTTCCTATAAGGTTCTTTGCAATGGATAATTTTGGTGCCAAAAAGGATCTTGAAAGCCAGAAGAATGAGAGACAGACATATTATAATGAGCTGAAGGCAAAGGATGCCAACAGACAGCAGTATATAGAAGATACAGAAAAGTATACAAAGCAGTATCAGGAAGTTATAGCAAAGTTCCCTTCAGAACTCTATCAGGACAATACAATCATGTATCTCCAGGGAGTTAAGGATAAGTATAAGTTCAACTTCCCAAGTGTTACCATGGGCGAGGAGACACTTTTTTATACACTTGGTTCAGGTGCTGCAGGGGACGTGACAACTACAGATACGACAGTGACAACAGATGCAGCAACAGACGGCACAGCTTCAACTGATGGAACTGTTTCAACAGATGGATACAACTGCTATTCAGCATCATTCCCTGTTACATACGAAGGCGATTACAAGGATATCAAGGATGTGATCGACTATATCAAGACAGGTGATTACAGAATGACACTTGATGAGGTTACCATTGCATTTAATGATCAGACCGGAAAATATGAGGGTGATATGACCATCACATCATATGCTGTAAACGGCGAAGACAGAACAACAGATCATGCAGATGTCAATGTACAGATTGGTACAAACAACATCTTTGGAAACCCAACAGTCAAGTCAACAACATCAACAAGTGCTGAATAA
- a CDS encoding type IV pilus modification PilV family protein gives MVKSNNKGFSLVELIIAAAVFAILVYPITNALIAATKTTSTSTKKQYAVEKAEEIMENFKTADLGDKVALPDDNGTKTYTFNKGTSTKESISLPNSKTASYTDTQYTCNDISIGNNYEKYTCTVDVNDAAYQVLKNGYVLTGLEGGATFKNDGGTVVNTNITESGTIRNLDSKQSAIIVGATYNTTAAGNNLDNLAYQYFLDEKLALLKDYDVQYNHYLSGGGTFDEDHFQKNTTIKISKLGSTYTVECIVEYTDYTNVSVIRSAYVNSGNNVYKPTTTYGDGIVYKKEFADSIPPIYLLYVPAIYNGAYCTTDNITVDKSGVSEDAKIYVFESTAELSDTYKKIICEQFGVSNVGDLTYTNAKKNTKMQDVKVRAKLALGTDADSLDMFANFDFDNDNSDYNVKKLTDDESGNVYMYQITVTLTDSTGKKTVVTGTRGK, from the coding sequence ATGGTAAAATCAAATAATAAAGGCTTTAGTTTGGTAGAACTTATAATAGCTGCAGCCGTATTTGCCATTCTGGTTTATCCTATAACGAATGCACTGATAGCGGCCACCAAGACCACATCTACTTCGACAAAGAAGCAGTATGCGGTCGAGAAGGCCGAAGAAATAATGGAGAATTTCAAGACTGCAGACCTTGGTGATAAGGTTGCTCTTCCTGATGACAACGGTACGAAGACATATACATTTAATAAAGGAACGTCAACAAAAGAGAGTATATCACTTCCAAATTCAAAGACTGCATCATACACAGATACACAGTATACATGTAACGATATCTCAATCGGAAATAATTATGAGAAGTATACATGTACAGTAGATGTCAACGATGCAGCATATCAGGTTCTTAAGAATGGATATGTTCTTACAGGACTTGAGGGTGGTGCAACTTTTAAAAATGATGGCGGAACAGTCGTAAATACCAATATTACAGAGTCAGGTACGATCAGGAATCTTGACAGCAAGCAGTCAGCTATTATTGTAGGCGCAACTTACAATACAACGGCTGCCGGAAATAATCTGGATAATCTTGCTTACCAGTATTTCCTTGATGAGAAGCTTGCTTTACTTAAGGATTATGACGTGCAGTATAACCATTATCTTTCAGGTGGAGGTACATTCGACGAGGACCACTTCCAGAAAAATACGACTATAAAGATCTCAAAGCTTGGATCGACATATACAGTAGAATGTATAGTAGAATATACAGATTATACCAACGTATCTGTCATCAGATCAGCATATGTCAATTCAGGAAATAATGTATATAAGCCAACAACAACATATGGCGATGGCATTGTATATAAGAAGGAGTTTGCAGACAGCATACCACCTATATATCTGCTGTATGTTCCGGCTATCTATAATGGTGCTTATTGTACAACGGACAATATCACAGTAGATAAGAGTGGTGTATCAGAGGATGCCAAGATATATGTATTTGAATCTACAGCTGAGCTTAGCGATACATACAAGAAGATTATATGCGAACAGTTTGGCGTGAGCAATGTAGGAGATCTTACATATACAAATGCAAAGAAAAATACAAAGATGCAGGATGTTAAAGTTAGAGCAAAGCTTGCGCTTGGAACAGACGCAGACAGCCTGGACATGTTTGCAAACTTTGATTTTGACAACGATAATTCTGATTATAACGTAAAGAAGCTGACAGATGATGAGAGCGGAAATGTATATATGTATCAGATCACAGTTACTCTTACTGACAGCACAGGAAAGAAGACAGTAGTAACGGGAACAAGGGGGAAATAG
- a CDS encoding prepilin-type N-terminal cleavage/methylation domain-containing protein encodes MKKELKNNSGYTLVELILVIAIILIMSGGAMLTVSAIRSSQATSSMQKFDDEIATLEMKTKSFSVGQAIKIVQNGANYEIYYGTCTDNDVSTFTADSAEADSILERVSIYYSDSYDADAVSTPLTSAVILVRKSDGEILSGYGEYKFCKYNTTSSVGRVTLNRYTGGHTYGKN; translated from the coding sequence ATGAAAAAAGAACTTAAGAATAATAGTGGATATACTCTGGTAGAGTTAATTCTGGTAATTGCAATCATTCTTATCATGTCAGGTGGTGCTATGCTGACTGTGTCGGCGATCAGATCATCACAGGCTACATCTTCTATGCAGAAGTTTGATGACGAGATAGCTACTCTTGAGATGAAGACAAAGTCGTTCAGCGTTGGTCAGGCTATAAAGATAGTTCAAAATGGAGCGAATTATGAAATCTATTATGGTACATGTACCGACAATGATGTAAGTACTTTTACAGCAGATTCAGCAGAAGCTGATTCAATACTTGAGAGAGTTTCTATTTACTATTCAGATAGCTATGACGCAGATGCGGTTTCGACACCTCTGACATCTGCAGTGATACTTGTCAGAAAGTCTGATGGGGAGATCTTATCAGGTTATGGTGAATACAAATTCTGTAAATATAATACAACAAGTAGCGTTGGCAGGGTTACTCTTAACAGGTACACCGGCGGACATACTTATGGTAAGAATTAG
- a CDS encoding prepilin-type N-terminal cleavage/methylation domain-containing protein, translated as MYRKNNKGFTFVELILYMAILGIFMVAVMSLVGSTVASHKKLKSRQKLETQASEAYDTISDMLMGASNVRINGDGYVGSGTSYSKVTASFIVPDDTMEKAAAAGKLTYKKGPAGDVTQDIAVKSGAGVSVTSSTTCYDISDVKPFVNEGSSKDPETFIDTKYLWIQYSSSLSETAYCTIGYDETNKKLYIYRNQLADTAREQAEAFLKSGDDGKVRAAKAVLDPCTKFVDVKTEKGTVLANNVESFRLQVNPDDGSIAVTIGLKDSKTDEKYEVTSVVGLRNSFVLKKHEWN; from the coding sequence ATGTATAGAAAGAACAACAAAGGCTTCACATTCGTAGAACTTATTTTGTACATGGCAATACTTGGTATATTCATGGTGGCGGTTATGTCGCTTGTGGGTTCGACAGTTGCTTCACATAAGAAACTGAAATCCAGACAAAAGCTTGAGACACAGGCGAGTGAGGCTTATGACACTATAAGCGATATGCTTATGGGAGCCAGCAATGTCAGAATCAACGGAGATGGCTATGTAGGATCAGGTACTTCATACTCAAAGGTCACAGCAAGCTTCATAGTGCCTGATGACACTATGGAAAAAGCAGCAGCGGCAGGTAAGCTTACATATAAGAAAGGTCCTGCTGGTGATGTGACACAGGATATTGCTGTAAAAAGTGGTGCTGGTGTCTCAGTTACAAGCAGTACCACATGCTATGATATTTCTGATGTGAAACCTTTTGTCAATGAGGGATCTTCAAAGGATCCGGAGACATTTATAGACACAAAATACCTGTGGATACAGTATTCGTCTTCGCTTAGCGAGACGGCATATTGTACCATCGGATATGATGAGACTAATAAAAAGCTGTATATATACAGAAATCAGTTAGCTGATACAGCTCGCGAACAGGCTGAGGCATTTCTTAAGAGCGGTGATGACGGAAAGGTTAGAGCGGCGAAGGCAGTCCTTGATCCTTGTACCAAGTTTGTCGATGTAAAGACAGAGAAGGGTACGGTTTTGGCTAACAATGTTGAGAGTTTCAGGCTTCAGGTAAATCCTGATGATGGAAGTATAGCAGTCACAATTGGCTTAAAGGATTCAAAGACAGACGAGAAGTACGAAGTAACAAGTGTTGTAGGTCTTAGAAATTCATTTGTGCTGAAGAAGCATGAGTGGAACTAG